In a genomic window of Chryseobacterium sp. G0162:
- a CDS encoding CoA transferase subunit B: protein MLTKEQIAKRISKELRDRYYVNLGIGIPTLVANYVPEGISVEFQSENGVLGMGPFPFEGEEDADIINAGKQTITILEGGSFFDSAFSFGMIRGQKVDLTILGAMEVSENGDIANWKIPGKMVKGMGGAMDLVASAENIIVAMMHVNKAGESKILKKCTLPLTGVNCVKKVVTELAVLEVTPKGFKLLERAPGVSVEDIIKATEADLIIEGEIPEMQF, encoded by the coding sequence ATGCTTACAAAAGAACAAATTGCCAAAAGAATTTCAAAAGAACTGAGAGATCGTTATTATGTAAACCTGGGAATCGGAATTCCGACTTTGGTTGCCAACTATGTTCCGGAGGGTATTTCCGTAGAATTCCAGAGTGAAAACGGAGTTCTTGGGATGGGGCCTTTCCCCTTTGAAGGAGAAGAAGATGCAGATATCATCAATGCCGGAAAACAAACCATTACTATTTTAGAAGGAGGTTCATTCTTCGATTCTGCCTTTAGTTTTGGGATGATCCGCGGTCAGAAAGTAGATCTTACCATCCTTGGAGCGATGGAAGTTTCAGAGAACGGAGATATTGCCAACTGGAAGATTCCGGGAAAAATGGTAAAAGGAATGGGAGGAGCAATGGATTTAGTAGCTTCTGCTGAAAATATTATCGTTGCCATGATGCACGTAAATAAAGCTGGAGAAAGTAAGATCCTTAAAAAATGTACACTTCCTTTGACAGGTGTAAACTGTGTGAAAAAAGTAGTGACTGAATTAGCCGTATTGGAAGTGACTCCAAAAGGGTTCAAACTGCTGGAGAGAGCCCCGGGCGTTTCAGTAGAAGATATTATCAAAGCAACAGAAGCAGACCTTATCATTGAAGGTGAAATTCCTGAAATGCAATTCTAA